Proteins from one Malania oleifera isolate guangnan ecotype guangnan chromosome 4, ASM2987363v1, whole genome shotgun sequence genomic window:
- the LOC131154152 gene encoding transcription factor bHLH49 isoform X1 — MDLGEKDKFEVEKRNEEISNYHSPSLSSDWRFGGVNLANTSMSLVPMGNPIAVCKGDLVGTSSCSSASMMDSYCPTPWDHPTSSQTLGPCDINVQINPSTSNTLGFRKGVSDSLREGIDNMGWNQLKPVIFLPNASGMLPQNLSQFPADSAFIERAARFSCFNGGNFSDMVNPFGIPELLNPYCRGGSTMQGPPEVFPGNAIKSVAGAESQKNELSMAEGSKDVSLSVEHGVAEGSSPLKNERKNESFVRSLDEAKQAVGASGNESDEAEFSGGGGQDETSMLEGTGREPPSAIGLGSKKRKRSGQGALQSSDPAKDNTEIQQKGDQNPTSTVNKPVGKQSKHASQASDQPKEEYIHVRARRGQATNSHSLAERVRREKISERMKFLQDLVPGCSKVTGKAVMLDEIINYVQSLQRQVEFLSMKLATVNPRMDFNIEGLLAKDMLQSRAGPSSTLGFSPDAAMAYPQLHPSQPGLIQAGLPNMGTPSDMLRRTINSQLTAMSGGFKEPATQPANVWEDELHNVVQMSFGASAPSDSQDVNGSLPPSHMKVEL, encoded by the exons ATGGATTTGGGGGAAAAGGATAAATTTGAGGTAGAGAAGAGGAATGAGGAGATTTCAAACTACCATTCACCTAGTTTGTCTTCAGACTGGCGATTTGGTGGGGTTAATCTTGCAAATACATCAATGAGTTTGGTTCCTATGGGCAATCCCATAGCAGTTTGCAAGGGAGATCTGGTTGGTACTTCTTCTTGTTCCTCTGCTTCCATGATGGATTCATATTGCCCAACTCCTTGGGACCACCCTACCAGTTCTCAGACCTTAGGTCCTTGTGACATAAACGTCCAGATCAATCCTAGCACTTCAAACACACTGGGATTCAGAAAAGGAGTTTCTGACTCTTTGAGGGAAGGTATCGATAATATGGGCTGGAATCAACTGAAACCGGTTATCTTCTTGCCAAATGCCTCTGGAATGCTTCCTCAGAACTTATCACAGTTCCCAGCCGATTCTGCATTCATTGAGCGTGCTGCCAGGTTTTCATGCTTCAATGGTGGGAATTTTAGTGATATGGTGAACCCTTTTGGGATTCCTGAATTATTGAATCCTTATTGTAGGGGTGGTTCAACGATGCAAGGGCCACCTGAGGTTTTCCCTGGCAATGCAATCAAGTCAGTGGCTGGTGCAGAGTCTCAGAAGAATGAGTTGAGCATGGCTGAAGGTTCCAAGGATGTTTCTTTGTCTGTTGAGCATGGGGTTGCTGAAGGGAGCAGCCCATTAAAGAACGAGagaaaaaatgaaagttttgtgAGGTCTCTTGATGAAGCAAAGCAGGCAGTTGGAGCGTCTGGTAATGAATCTGATGAAGCTGAATTTAGTGGTGGAGGTGGTCAGGACGAGACATCTATGTTGGAGGGTACAGGTAGGGAACCTCCTTCTGCCATAGGACTTGGTTCAAAGAAAAGGAAGAGGAGTGGTCAG GGTGCGCTGCAATCCAGTGACCCAGCGAAGGATAACACTGAAATTCAACAGAAAGGAGACCAAAATCCAACTTCAACCGTCAATAAGCCTGTTGGAAAACAAAGTAAACATGCATCTCAGGCTTCAGATCAACCTAAGGAAGAATATATCCATGTTAGAGCACGGAGAGGCCAGGCAACAAACAGCCATAGCCTTGCAGAAAGA GTAAGAAGGGAAAAGATCAGTGAAAGGATGAAATTTCTTCAAGATCTTGTGCCTGGTTGCAGCAAG GTCACAGGCAAGGCAGTCATGCTAGATGAAATCATTAACTATGTACAATCACTGCAACGGCAGGTTGAG TTTTTGTCTATGAAACTTGCCACAGTCAATCCACGGATGGATTTTAACATTGAAGGGCTTCTTGCAAAAGAT ATGCTTCAGTCACGGGCTGGTCCTTCATCAACACTGGGCTTTTCCCCAGATGCTGCAATGGCATATCCTCAACTACATCCATCTCAACCAGGATTGATCCAAGCTGGCCTTCCTAACATGGGAACTCCTTCTGATATGCTTCGGAGAACCATAAATTCCCAATTGACAGCTATGAGTGGAGGGTTCAAGGAGCCTGCTACCCAG CCAGCCAACGTGTGGGAGGATGAACTCCACAATGTTGTTCAAATGAGTTTCGGTGCCAGTGCTCCCTCCGACAGCCAAGATGTAAATG GGTCTTTGCCACCAAGCCATATGAAAGTTGAACTTTGA
- the LOC131154152 gene encoding transcription factor bHLH49 isoform X3 — translation MDLGEKDKFEVEKRNEEISNYHSPSLSSDWRFGGVNLANTSMSLVPMGNPIAVCKGDLVGTSSCSSASMMDSYCPTPWDHPTSSQTLGPCDINVQINPSTSNTLGFRKGVSDSLREGIDNMGWNQLKPVIFLPNASGMLPQNLSQFPADSAFIERAARFSCFNGGNFSDMVNPFGIPELLNPYCRGGSTMQGPPEVFPGNAIKSVAGAESQKNELSMAEGSKDVSLSVEHGVAEGSSPLKNERKNESFVRSLDEAKQAVGASGNESDEAEFSGGGGQDETSMLEGTGREPPSAIGLGSKKRKRSGQGALQSSDPAKDNTEIQQKGDQNPTSTVNKPVGKQSKHASQASDQPKEEYIHVRARRGQATNSHSLAERVRREKISERMKFLQDLVPGCSKVTGKAVMLDEIINYVQSLQRQVEFLSMKLATVNPRMDFNIEGLLAKDMLQSRAGPSSTLGFSPDAAMAYPQLHPSQPGLIQAGLPNMGTPSDMLRRTINSQLTAMSGGFKEPATQPTCGRMNSTMLFK, via the exons ATGGATTTGGGGGAAAAGGATAAATTTGAGGTAGAGAAGAGGAATGAGGAGATTTCAAACTACCATTCACCTAGTTTGTCTTCAGACTGGCGATTTGGTGGGGTTAATCTTGCAAATACATCAATGAGTTTGGTTCCTATGGGCAATCCCATAGCAGTTTGCAAGGGAGATCTGGTTGGTACTTCTTCTTGTTCCTCTGCTTCCATGATGGATTCATATTGCCCAACTCCTTGGGACCACCCTACCAGTTCTCAGACCTTAGGTCCTTGTGACATAAACGTCCAGATCAATCCTAGCACTTCAAACACACTGGGATTCAGAAAAGGAGTTTCTGACTCTTTGAGGGAAGGTATCGATAATATGGGCTGGAATCAACTGAAACCGGTTATCTTCTTGCCAAATGCCTCTGGAATGCTTCCTCAGAACTTATCACAGTTCCCAGCCGATTCTGCATTCATTGAGCGTGCTGCCAGGTTTTCATGCTTCAATGGTGGGAATTTTAGTGATATGGTGAACCCTTTTGGGATTCCTGAATTATTGAATCCTTATTGTAGGGGTGGTTCAACGATGCAAGGGCCACCTGAGGTTTTCCCTGGCAATGCAATCAAGTCAGTGGCTGGTGCAGAGTCTCAGAAGAATGAGTTGAGCATGGCTGAAGGTTCCAAGGATGTTTCTTTGTCTGTTGAGCATGGGGTTGCTGAAGGGAGCAGCCCATTAAAGAACGAGagaaaaaatgaaagttttgtgAGGTCTCTTGATGAAGCAAAGCAGGCAGTTGGAGCGTCTGGTAATGAATCTGATGAAGCTGAATTTAGTGGTGGAGGTGGTCAGGACGAGACATCTATGTTGGAGGGTACAGGTAGGGAACCTCCTTCTGCCATAGGACTTGGTTCAAAGAAAAGGAAGAGGAGTGGTCAG GGTGCGCTGCAATCCAGTGACCCAGCGAAGGATAACACTGAAATTCAACAGAAAGGAGACCAAAATCCAACTTCAACCGTCAATAAGCCTGTTGGAAAACAAAGTAAACATGCATCTCAGGCTTCAGATCAACCTAAGGAAGAATATATCCATGTTAGAGCACGGAGAGGCCAGGCAACAAACAGCCATAGCCTTGCAGAAAGA GTAAGAAGGGAAAAGATCAGTGAAAGGATGAAATTTCTTCAAGATCTTGTGCCTGGTTGCAGCAAG GTCACAGGCAAGGCAGTCATGCTAGATGAAATCATTAACTATGTACAATCACTGCAACGGCAGGTTGAG TTTTTGTCTATGAAACTTGCCACAGTCAATCCACGGATGGATTTTAACATTGAAGGGCTTCTTGCAAAAGAT ATGCTTCAGTCACGGGCTGGTCCTTCATCAACACTGGGCTTTTCCCCAGATGCTGCAATGGCATATCCTCAACTACATCCATCTCAACCAGGATTGATCCAAGCTGGCCTTCCTAACATGGGAACTCCTTCTGATATGCTTCGGAGAACCATAAATTCCCAATTGACAGCTATGAGTGGAGGGTTCAAGGAGCCTGCTACCCAG CCAACGTGTGGGAGGATGAACTCCACAATGTTGTTCAAATGA
- the LOC131154152 gene encoding transcription factor bHLH49 isoform X2: protein MDLGEKDKFEVEKRNEEISNYHSPSLSSDWRFGGVNLANTSMSLVPMGNPIAVCKGDLVGTSSCSSASMMDSYCPTPWDHPTSSQTLGPCDINVQINPSTSNTLGFRKGVSDSLREGIDNMGWNQLKPVIFLPNASGMLPQNLSQFPADSAFIERAARFSCFNGGNFSDMVNPFGIPELLNPYCRGGSTMQGPPEVFPGNAIKSVAGAESQKNELSMAEGSKDVSLSVEHGVAEGSSPLKNERKNESFVRSLDEAKQAVGASGNESDEAEFSGGGGQDETSMLEGTGREPPSAIGLGSKKRKRSGQGALQSSDPAKDNTEIQQKGDQNPTSTVNKPVGKQSKHASQASDQPKEEYIHVRARRGQATNSHSLAERVRREKISERMKFLQDLVPGCSKVTGKAVMLDEIINYVQSLQRQVEFLSMKLATVNPRMDFNIEGLLAKDSRAGPSSTLGFSPDAAMAYPQLHPSQPGLIQAGLPNMGTPSDMLRRTINSQLTAMSGGFKEPATQPANVWEDELHNVVQMSFGASAPSDSQDVNGSLPPSHMKVEL from the exons ATGGATTTGGGGGAAAAGGATAAATTTGAGGTAGAGAAGAGGAATGAGGAGATTTCAAACTACCATTCACCTAGTTTGTCTTCAGACTGGCGATTTGGTGGGGTTAATCTTGCAAATACATCAATGAGTTTGGTTCCTATGGGCAATCCCATAGCAGTTTGCAAGGGAGATCTGGTTGGTACTTCTTCTTGTTCCTCTGCTTCCATGATGGATTCATATTGCCCAACTCCTTGGGACCACCCTACCAGTTCTCAGACCTTAGGTCCTTGTGACATAAACGTCCAGATCAATCCTAGCACTTCAAACACACTGGGATTCAGAAAAGGAGTTTCTGACTCTTTGAGGGAAGGTATCGATAATATGGGCTGGAATCAACTGAAACCGGTTATCTTCTTGCCAAATGCCTCTGGAATGCTTCCTCAGAACTTATCACAGTTCCCAGCCGATTCTGCATTCATTGAGCGTGCTGCCAGGTTTTCATGCTTCAATGGTGGGAATTTTAGTGATATGGTGAACCCTTTTGGGATTCCTGAATTATTGAATCCTTATTGTAGGGGTGGTTCAACGATGCAAGGGCCACCTGAGGTTTTCCCTGGCAATGCAATCAAGTCAGTGGCTGGTGCAGAGTCTCAGAAGAATGAGTTGAGCATGGCTGAAGGTTCCAAGGATGTTTCTTTGTCTGTTGAGCATGGGGTTGCTGAAGGGAGCAGCCCATTAAAGAACGAGagaaaaaatgaaagttttgtgAGGTCTCTTGATGAAGCAAAGCAGGCAGTTGGAGCGTCTGGTAATGAATCTGATGAAGCTGAATTTAGTGGTGGAGGTGGTCAGGACGAGACATCTATGTTGGAGGGTACAGGTAGGGAACCTCCTTCTGCCATAGGACTTGGTTCAAAGAAAAGGAAGAGGAGTGGTCAG GGTGCGCTGCAATCCAGTGACCCAGCGAAGGATAACACTGAAATTCAACAGAAAGGAGACCAAAATCCAACTTCAACCGTCAATAAGCCTGTTGGAAAACAAAGTAAACATGCATCTCAGGCTTCAGATCAACCTAAGGAAGAATATATCCATGTTAGAGCACGGAGAGGCCAGGCAACAAACAGCCATAGCCTTGCAGAAAGA GTAAGAAGGGAAAAGATCAGTGAAAGGATGAAATTTCTTCAAGATCTTGTGCCTGGTTGCAGCAAG GTCACAGGCAAGGCAGTCATGCTAGATGAAATCATTAACTATGTACAATCACTGCAACGGCAGGTTGAG TTTTTGTCTATGAAACTTGCCACAGTCAATCCACGGATGGATTTTAACATTGAAGGGCTTCTTGCAAAAGAT TCACGGGCTGGTCCTTCATCAACACTGGGCTTTTCCCCAGATGCTGCAATGGCATATCCTCAACTACATCCATCTCAACCAGGATTGATCCAAGCTGGCCTTCCTAACATGGGAACTCCTTCTGATATGCTTCGGAGAACCATAAATTCCCAATTGACAGCTATGAGTGGAGGGTTCAAGGAGCCTGCTACCCAG CCAGCCAACGTGTGGGAGGATGAACTCCACAATGTTGTTCAAATGAGTTTCGGTGCCAGTGCTCCCTCCGACAGCCAAGATGTAAATG GGTCTTTGCCACCAAGCCATATGAAAGTTGAACTTTGA